The segment taccgtacgctgagtatacactcagtgatatttctataaactaatgctTAGAACAATAATAAGCCATCTATATGTATTGtaactcaaaatatttattttcgtaATCTTAATAGCTTAATCTCTGGTCTTCATCTTATAGCTCTTAAATGTAATTAAGTAATTCtttacatatatttcatattatttgatACCTTTTAATAATCATATAACAGTCACAGTCACATAATTAATAGCAGTCAGTCTTTGTCTTTAGtactttcatttacccctattaacataactcggacctaaACGGaaacacggatccaacccacacaccggggataatatacagtgtttcatcggctgAAACATGAATACACTATAGGTaacaaataatgataataataacataataataatataacaatcATAATCGGTATGAAGTACCTCTTGAAACGAATCGAAACGATCCACAatgagtcgacacatatagtgtcttaTCGACACACAgccggaatatccctgaacacttcaaatcctatggcatgccaattgtatccgactagcccgacactgttaatagggtattcaaatcctTTCATTTCAATATAGAAGTAGTAACAGTttccatcatatcattcattatacattctaacttttaaaaataacaattacattgtattaaatcattaagcatagtttatagaaatgcAAATCGAAATTCTCGGGTTTAttcgatatcctcgttcactttctcctttccctttttcgatgacgtttccggtgctacgttggctatataaaatttaacatttaaaattatcaatatatgttatttaataacacactttttaatttccatgtaacttttactatatttccaagttagtccttccaccataaccattcttttaattcaaaataaatcctatattttcattcaattatcactttaaacaagtttcaactcttcatattcaatataaaacatcaattctacaatttagacaatttagtccctactataacaaaacttatatctctttttattatttaatcctTCTCCTACTTCTAACttaaatttctatcattttatctcataatttttcaatttatacaacttaatcaatatataaaattcactatctttctaaatttcaacataaatcaaaTAGTATTTCTTCCTAGCATTCCATAGacaccaaaattacaagaaaaaggattaaattaatttacCAATCAAACTTGAAATCTTAAAacctaattttcccttttcttttctttcctttttcattctttctttccCTGCTAATCGtgccttctttctttctttctttctttatgttttatttcttttatttaatcaatattttataattaaataatataatatattttactttatattactatttacttatataataagtaaatacatatatattcatacatttgtaccaattaaaataatacatttgtATTTATAGttaccacacacttgtcatataggcttatttactaatttaatccCTTGATttttctatagtttataattaaactttcacactttattcaatttaatccaaatacttaattaaccttaattaagctaaatttacttaattaaaatctaattaacctctcacttaacttcgtaaatatttctaataaatatttacgaatctaattttcaaaatcgaaaacccaaaaactcacttttccaatgaccttaaaatttgggtcgttacagtgttaccctcataggatattttTAATCTCTTTTGGATAAATCCTCTCTCCGagtatgatcatattttatctcacggtaatcattacatctttcttcacaaaaagtcaattactatcaaatagtaattaaatcattcaTCACAAATACAAACAACTtgtggccacgtttacttttcatctatcatgtaatgctaataagaggatatcatttacttaTGTATTGGATTATGAATTcaactattgtgaatgatgctacatactgtagaagtcgtatacccaacgCACAACTTTCGATTCTATTTGAatttaggcttttacttacatcgaAGTATACGAGTTATACATACATAGTTCATCATCCACTCAAGACTAATGTATGACACAATTTAAATGTCACATGTGAATAAACTCATAAACAAATTTaagatctattcttcttgggtccagtccaatgtattgTTAGTCCAACCAATCACATCTATATCTCTATATTCTGAGAGTTGTTCGCTTcgatgcccaagacaaggcatctttccaattggacttgatatgtggcaaattagtctttcaatcggtttacTCATTTCTGATtatactaaggacatgtttaggtttgtctactaatataaATTATCTTTTTGGATTACAATCTGACCATGTAATATCGCTTAGTGGTAGTTTAAACATTAAAAAactaatgagctaatatttgcttctattttgctttacaGGCAAAAACCTTATTAGGACATTATACAGAgaatattaatgtaattcatgaataattttattaactaatctatttaaaaaattacaaatttacaaACGAATAAACTATACTTAGGGCACAAAATCCACACTCATGCTGCGTGTGATAAGATTTCTAATATTTCGTAAAATAACTTTATTATGTTTTCTacttttaacatataattaagatTTAACTTTCTAATGTTTtcttatattatatttagtaaaataattttaattcaacttttaacatataattaagattttataatatatatatttttatttttgataaattaatatattatataatattgtttaaaatttcatgacagaGACAACATTTGagataaagaataaaaatttaaataaaataaaatttgaaatttagtcattatacttttatttttaaaaacttaatttctttacttttcaacttttaaaattttggtccaattgttaattattttaaattattttgttaaatttatgttcACTTTTGTTGTAGCTTCTTTAGACTTAAACATGTGCCAACATGGCAAGTTAAATGAGAAGTGCCCATGGCCAGCTCTCCAATTCCACTTGGGCGCCTTTGTGACTAGCCGTCTTGGATCCTTTAATCATAGCATGGGACCTAAACCACTCGCTCTCTCCTGGAGGACCTAAACCACCTATATCTAGGAAATGTCCACTCGTTTGGCAAGTATCTTTGACAGGTATTAGAGTTAGGGCTTGAAAAAAACCGCCCACCCCACACAATTGCAATTTAATTGTAGAAAGGTCGGTACATATGGTTGCAACTTGCTTTCCATATATGTCAAATAAAAATGTTGTGTATTTATTTTCGGGTACTTAGATTAACCCCATCATTTTCGTTTAACTACACTTAATTAATAAAAGTACTTGGATTAAGCTATTGCACCATCAATATCCAACTCTCAAAATGATTAATAATAGAAAATTCGAAACAAGCGGTGAACTAGAAAACTCGAAAATCTCAAAATGGCGCGTCACGGTTCGAGTAACAGACTCTCGTATCCTGCTCACCCTTCAACCCTTTGCTCATGACTCATGACAGACAATCCTTCTCTCACCTCTATATTTACTACCCATTCTCCTCCCCTCCCTTTTGCCAAAacaaaccccccaaaaaaaaacaaagaagccTCTAAATCCCTCCCTCTCTCCTTCTTTCTCTGTTCCTAAATTTCCATCTCAACCAAACTCAAAACCATGAGAGAAATCCTTCATTTTCAAGGAGGCCAATATGGGAACCAAATCGGCTCTAAGTTTTGGGAAGTTATCTGCCATGAGCATGGCGTCGATCCTATGGGAAGGTACCAAGGAGATGGATCGTCTGATCTTCAACTGGAACGTATCAATGTGTATTACAATGTGGCTTACGGTGGAAGGTACGTCCCTCGTGCGGTTCTCATGGATCTAGAACCCGGTACCATGGATAGTATTAGATCCAGTCCTTATGGCCAGATCTTTAGACCTGATAATTTCATCTTTGGACAATCCGGTGCCGGCAACAACTGGGCCAAAGGTCATTACACTGAAGGAGCCGAGTTGATTGACGCTGTTCTTGATGTTGTTCGTAAAGTGGCAGAGAATTGTGATTGCTTGCAAGGTAATACATATTTATTTGTCTTCGAAATCTATATTTGGCTAAATCTGCATGGATTTTTCGTGGACTTGGTTCTATTAATATGGCATTTCACTTTTACCTTAAAATTTGAAACTCTTATCCGTTTTGAGTTACCATATCACTTTCATGATAAAGATATACAAttgcttttgattttttttcttttaatttttccaGCTTTTGACGATGACCACATCGAGAGGAAATAATCATTTTGACCTATCAAAATGAACTCTCTTGAATACAATTAACTGTGCAACTGATATGGAAGGATTGATTCTTTCGTCATTATCTACCCTTTCAGCTTTAGTTGGATAGTGGTAGCTATTTACATTTTGTTCTAAATAGTAAACATATTTTATCGACGAGATTGAACTATGATTGGTAAGGCTATTTTTTGTCTGGTCTGAACCTCTGAAGGCAAAAAAGGGTATGGGTTTTTATCTACCttctatatatataatattatctaTATAAACTGATCTGTGTTTCTATATGATTTATTTCTTATCGTGATTGTGATTGCCCCATCTATTTATCATTTTGTCCTTTATCGTAACCACAATCTTCTTTTTTGGTAATAAAAGAGTAGTTAACAAATCAAACTAAATTGAAGCTCTTAACGTATTCTGGGCATCATTTTGAGCAAGGACCATGAGCTTGGAATCGGATGCTCAAAACAACGAACAACTCCATCTTGAACAGACCCAATCTTTGCCATAAAATCAGCCACTTTGTTTGCTTCTCTCGAAATCTTAGCAAATTGGACTTCCCAATCCCAACAGCAAATTTCCTGGATATTCCTAACAAGGCCTGTTGAGTGTTGGTCCGTACACAAGTCGATTAACATCCGAACCATCATCTCGTTATCGCTCTCAACGATGACCTTTTTGTAACCCCTTTGCTAAGCTAAACACAAACAATCCCATATTGCTTATAATTCAACTTGTAAAACTGAACCAGTCCCCATAAATCTGTTTTAACCAAGCAGCCAATTACCAGATTCATCTCGCAGAATTCCGCCCGCAGCCGCCCAAGGATTAGTCGTCGCAACTGCCCCATCCACATTAAGCTTACCCCAACCCGCTGGAGGAGAAATCCAGGTATTGACAGGGCTGCTATCCGTTCTCTGAAGAGAACCCGAAAGTGAACTGTGTGCAACATGCTTAGCCCAAAACCAGCATTGTCTAACAAGATCCAGAGCACTGCACGATTCCTCCTTCAAAATAATCATACAatgttttttttccaaatttgccAACAAGTTATGGAGAAGATAAAGCACCATGGGACGGACTCATTGCGCCAACCGAATCTGTCATAGATGCCATCCATTAACCATTGGGATAAATCTGAAGAGTAGAAAACGGACGAGCCTAATGTAGGGACCAACTTTGGCCATATTGATTGGCGACATGGCAGTCTCGTAAAGCATGCGAAACAGTTTCCTGATCCGCTCCACAAAGCTGACAAGAAGTAAACAATGTAAGATGGCGTCTCCAGCACTCATAATTACAGAACAAATGATTTTTCATTGCAAGCCAGAAGAAACTCCTAACCCGTTGCGTGACATGTAGCTTCCAAATCTTTTTCCAAACATTATCCTTGGGATCAAATGTGACTGTGACGGCACATTATATGCATTGGCAACAGAAAAGGGTTGTTGATTAGAACCTTGCCACACAAATTTATCTTCACCCTAGCTTCGCATGGGGAGGCATAGATGCGATCCGCACCAAAGCAAAACAATCAATTAAATGAGCAAATGCATCTCGCCTCCAAATCTCATTCCCATTCACCATATCAGCCTCCCTAGCATCATCCAAATCAATACTAGTCACAATTAAATGGTCTTTAAGCGGCCCTAAGTCCGAAATCCATTCATCCGTCCAAAATTTCGCTTTCTTATCATTGCCAACAGACCACCCAATGTGTTGTTTAAAAGAGTTCCAAATGTTCACAAGGGATCTCCATAAAAAAGAACAATTGGATCTTGCTAGCAAAGTTGGACAAGCTTACTCCTCAAGATCCTAACCCAATAGGCATCCGGCTTTGTCACCATACCAAGCCccgacttaaataaaaataataattattttgaacCTCTAAATTCCTGATCCCTAGCCCTCCATTTTCAATTGGTTGGCAACAAGTTTTTCAATTGACAAGTGCAATCTTCTTCTCACCATTTCTTGACCCCCAAACAAAATTCCTTGCAATTGTCTCAATTTTCTTGCAGACCCCGACAGGAATAGGAGCATAAAAAAATTAGGAATCGTTAATAAAACAGATTTAGCATGCGCATTATACCCAAAGTGTTTCCGGATTTTGTCAATAACAAACTGAAAAGTCTCTTGGTCACCCTCGATGAAAAAGAGgcattcccaagtagcttcccgAATCGGAAGCAAATCCCATGATACGACAAATAGAATCCGCACTAGATTCAGAAACATTAGTCGAGAAGAAGACTCTACTCTAGTCTTGTTTGCATTCACTTTGTGGCCTGAAAAGGAGCAGAAATAATTTAGCACATCAATAACTATTTTCGCTTAAAAATCATCTGCTTCACAAAAGGGAACTAAATCATCCGCGAAAAATAAGTGCAACCCTACTAAGTCAAATTGGTTTCCAAGCTCCTCGCATCACAGAAGCATCAAAACTTTGCCCTAACCTCTTCATCACTAGCACAAAAAGATAGGAGACAATGAGTCTCTTGTCGAATCCCTTATGTGTGCTTAAATTCATCAGAAAAGGAGCCGTTCCACAGGATTTGCATGAAAAAAGTAGATACACACTCATAATCACCTTTTAATGCATTTGGCGGAGCCTTGATGGCCCTTAATTGCCACTCTTACCAGGTCATCATCATATGAATGATGTCTTCACAGTATTATGTGTTGGCCACATTTTAATATCTGAATCTTGAAGGAAAATGAAAGATGTTAAATGAACAAGGAGAATAATGATTATTTTATCTGTCTAAGAATAATTCACATGGTAAATTACAGCGCCCATTCGAGTATCAGATTTATATTTTACCCAAAAGTTGAAGAATAGTAAGTATAAacctattataaaaaaaaaagggactATTTCTTTCATCATCTGATACTGGTATGATTGCTGTGAAACTGTGAAATATACAATACTATATTGTAGACGATGATAATGGTAGACTACTGGGTACCATCACATTAAGGGAACACAAATAAATGCGTGGGATACATTAGGTATCCCGATGTGGGATACAATGATCATGGCTCACTTCGTACATGTAAGGTATCTCGGGTGTTGCAAGAACTTTTCCATCCAGATTCCGAGTGGTTAGCTGTTTGGTTCGTGGTATTAGTAAATTATAAAGCATGCATGATAATCTTATTATTCAAATTGAGTTCTTTTGCTAGTATGAAAGGGTTACTTTGAAAAAAATCCTTGAGTTGAACTGTTGCCAACTTAGCAATAAAGTCTTACCGGCAAGTAAACTATGGTTATTTTCATTTTGAATTGACTGATGATGCTCACTCCTTCATGTTACTTATGAACCAGGCTTCCAGGTATGCCATTCACTTGGGGGAGGCACAGGTTCCGGGATGGGAACTCTCCTGATATCAAAAATCAGAGAAGAATATCCAGATAGGATGATGATGACATTCTCTGTTTTCCCTTCACCTAAAGTCTCTGACACAGTTGTGGAGCCTTATAATGCCACCCTCTCTGTGCACCAGTTGGTAGAGAATGCTGATGAATGCATGGTCCTTGACAATGAGGCACTTTATGATATTTGCTTCAGGACCCTAAAGCTCACCACTCCAAGCTGTGAGTGATATAATCTTTTCATTTTGATGGAAAGTTTGCTATATAGTGTTAAAACAATTTACAACTCTGACCCTAACACTACACTTGTAATTTGCAGTTGGAGATCTGAACCACTTAATTTCTGCAACAATGAGCGGTCTAACATGCTGCCTATGGTTCCCTGGACAGTTGAACTCTGATCTCCGAAAGTTGGCTGTGAACTTAATCCCATTCCCACGTCTGCACTTCTTTATGGTTGGGTTCGGACCACTTACATCCCGCGGTTCCCAGCAGTACTTTTCTCTCACTGTCCCGGAGCTGACTCAACAGATGTGGGATGCAAAGAACATGATGTGTGCGGCTGACCCTCGCCATGGTCGCTACCTGACAGCTTCAGCTATGTTCCGGGGCAAGATGAGCACCAAAGAAGTTGACGAACAAATGACCAATGTCCAGAACAAGAATTCATCGTACTTTGTAGAGTGGATTCCCAACAACGTTAAGTCCAGTGTTTGTGACATTCCAACAAATGGTCTGAAGATGTCATCCACATTTGTCGGAAACTCGACATCGATCCAGGAAATGTTCAGAAGGGTAAGCGAGCAATTCACGGCAATGTTCCGTCGCAAGGCCTTTTTGCATTGGTATACTGGTGAGGGAATGGATGAGATGGAATTTACAGAAGCAGAGAGTAACATGAATGACTTGGTGGCAGAGTATCAGCAATACCAAGATGCAACTGTGGAGGATGAGGGTGAATACGAGGAGGAGGGTCTTGAGGAGAACTACGAGTCATAAACTGTGTGGCCAATCACGTTTAAACAAATGAGAATTGCAACCTTTACCTGCCTATGTACCTACTATTGTGTGGCTACTGCTGTTTGTTCAGTTCTCTGCTCTGCACTTGTATTTCCTAAGTTAATATTGTTTGCTTAATGATTTCTGGTTTACTTACAGCCCTCAAGCTGAATTTATTGATTCTTCTTAAAATACTACAAATTttcagaaaagaaagaaaagaacagcCATTtagcatacatacatacatacatacatacatagatACATACATACATAGTAATTAAAGAAGATGTTCATAGAAACAGCTGTCGGTTGAAAGAGAGACAATATGACATACACAGTGAGGAACAAAATGGAATGAAATTTATCATCATCTGCAACGACAAACTAATAGAATCCCCAAAAAATTAGGAAATAGCCATTCATCATTACAatcaattaataatatataattagagGCGTCCGCATCAGAGTCATGGAAGTATGAGGTTCAAACATCGCTCGCATTAAAGTATCGGCGAGCTTCTCATACCCAAAATGATTCTCATCATTTGCATGCCTGTCTGgtctattatattataaaaataatcagAAATAAATGAACCAACTCAACCTCCATTGGAAACagcataaaaagaaaaagaaaatagtatTACTGTTGTCGGAGTGTGGCAAGTTGCAGCGGCAAGTAGGAGAAGGATGTAGGCGGATTGAGATTATCAAAGTTTATATACCCAAGAAAGGTTCCCTAGGGTTGCTGGGAGAGTTTAACTTAACCAGGTCTAAACCCTGGAGCAGAACTAAGGTTAAATAAATGAACGCACAAGATTTCCTCTCTGCAGATTGGGAGTTTATGGGTTGAATGATAGATGGACAAGTACTTAAATGCTTTAGAGTGTTATCACGTGACATTCATCCTCGTTTGATTTCATAACCCCTCTCGCTCCATATGAAATCCAGCAGCCAAGGATGCTAACTCAGCTTAAACCCATATTCTCTAACTCACTAAAAAACTATTTAAGGTGATGAAACAagcaagaaaagaaaaatatcgATTACCCAATGAATAGGTCAAATTTAAATTTATCTACAAGATAGagatttaaacaaatttaaacccCCTGTTATCTATATCCTttagaattaaattttataaaaatatttatcggTTCACTAGAATTCaaataaataagtttttttttttttttaatttataaaaattgtcTTATTTTCTTTGATGAATGCTTTGGGCTATTATGTATGCCTTGACCATAGGTCTCTGTGCGTGGGCAGTGACACTAGTGCATACCCTAGAGTTTTGAGGTTAGAAAACgaatttttatctttttagtCAAGTGCTATGTCCAAATAAAATGAAATGCTCCTTATGCTTACCAAACTGTTGTTACCTTATAGTATCTTATGGTCACATTGAATCTCAATTTAAAGTCAAATCTTGGAACTCTTAAAAGTGAACAAAATTCTCTCGTTACTATATTCCATTTTCATCTGCGATATTCACACTGAAAACTTTGCTTAAAAGATATTAAATGTCTTACTTCTTGACTCAAGAAGCATAGACTTACAAAGTTTGATACTATTGTTCTGTTAGATATTTAGATCAAATATGGTTTTCGAGAACCAACCCACCAAACTTGTACGGTCTTGTAATAAAATGCTACGGTGGCGCCATAGCCTTATATCTATATGGCTGTTCctggaaaaaaatatatatatactcttcACAAGCAACCATAGGGTATCTAATC is part of the Gossypium arboreum isolate Shixiya-1 chromosome 5, ASM2569848v2, whole genome shotgun sequence genome and harbors:
- the LOC108453071 gene encoding tubulin beta-6 chain-like, which encodes MREILHFQGGQYGNQIGSKFWEVICHEHGVDPMGRYQGDGSSDLQLERINVYYNVAYGGRYVPRAVLMDLEPGTMDSIRSSPYGQIFRPDNFIFGQSGAGNNWAKGHYTEGAELIDAVLDVVRKVAENCDCLQGFQVCHSLGGGTGSGMGTLLISKIREEYPDRMMMTFSVFPSPKVSDTVVEPYNATLSVHQLVENADECMVLDNEALYDICFRTLKLTTPSFGDLNHLISATMSGLTCCLWFPGQLNSDLRKLAVNLIPFPRLHFFMVGFGPLTSRGSQQYFSLTVPELTQQMWDAKNMMCAADPRHGRYLTASAMFRGKMSTKEVDEQMTNVQNKNSSYFVEWIPNNVKSSVCDIPTNGLKMSSTFVGNSTSIQEMFRRVSEQFTAMFRRKAFLHWYTGEGMDEMEFTEAESNMNDLVAEYQQYQDATVEDEGEYEEEGLEENYES